One genomic region from Leptospira tipperaryensis encodes:
- a CDS encoding D-alanine--D-alanine ligase, whose protein sequence is MAKIAVFFGGSSTEHSISIRTGCFICKTLHTMGHSVKPILLTKDGGWVVPLEYRMELPFESVNSPDSFLEEFQKRNAVQKTSILPSLDAEIVFLGLHGGKGEDGSIQGFLSVLGIPYTGSGVTASAIAMDKTRANQIFLHGGQKVAPFFEIHKVDYENSPEDAVSKLSSLGFPQFLKPVEGGSSVSTHKIGDSSQLKTQLALMFQTELKVMSQAFLAGTEVSCGVLERYRNGELKTIALPATEIVPGGEFFDFESKYKSGGSNEITPARISEDQMKRVQELSIAAHRSLGCRGYSRTDFIIVNGEPHILETNTLPGMTETSLIPQQAAAAKIPMEEVFADLIEIGLKNSLS, encoded by the coding sequence TTGGCTAAGATTGCAGTCTTTTTTGGTGGCAGTTCTACGGAACACAGTATCTCGATTCGAACCGGATGTTTTATTTGTAAGACTCTGCATACGATGGGACATTCGGTCAAACCCATTCTCTTGACCAAGGACGGAGGCTGGGTTGTTCCTTTAGAGTATCGGATGGAGCTTCCATTTGAGTCAGTGAATTCTCCGGATTCTTTCTTAGAAGAATTTCAAAAAAGGAATGCTGTACAAAAGACTTCGATTCTCCCTTCTTTGGACGCAGAGATCGTCTTTTTGGGCCTTCACGGGGGCAAAGGGGAAGACGGTTCCATCCAAGGTTTTTTGAGCGTTTTGGGAATTCCATACACAGGATCGGGGGTGACCGCTTCCGCGATCGCTATGGATAAGACCCGAGCGAATCAAATTTTCTTGCACGGAGGACAGAAAGTGGCTCCGTTTTTTGAAATTCATAAAGTCGATTATGAAAATTCTCCGGAGGATGCAGTTTCCAAACTTTCGAGCCTCGGTTTTCCTCAGTTTCTAAAACCCGTCGAAGGCGGTTCCAGCGTATCCACGCATAAAATCGGAGATTCTTCCCAACTTAAAACTCAGTTGGCGCTGATGTTTCAAACCGAACTCAAGGTGATGAGTCAGGCCTTTCTCGCAGGCACTGAAGTTTCCTGCGGAGTTTTGGAAAGATATCGAAACGGAGAATTGAAAACGATCGCGTTACCCGCAACCGAGATCGTTCCCGGCGGGGAATTTTTTGACTTTGAGTCCAAATACAAATCGGGTGGCTCCAACGAAATCACTCCCGCGAGAATTTCAGAAGATCAGATGAAACGTGTTCAGGAACTTTCGATAGCGGCTCATAGATCTCTGGGTTGCAGAGGTTATTCTCGAACCGATTTTATCATCGTCAACGGAGAACCTCATATTTTAGAAACGAACACGTTACCCGGAATGACAGAAACAAGTCTCATTCCACAACAAGCTGCGGCCGCAAAAATTCCGATGGAAGAGGTTTTTGCCGATCTTATCGAAATCGGATTAAAAAATTCTCTTTCTTAA
- the metW gene encoding methionine biosynthesis protein MetW has translation MTPPEKKTSIDLTLKERPDFAYILNLIPSGSRVLDLGCGNGTLLYLLKEKGIRGQGIEKDEDCIVECIQRGVYVHHGDIDEGLEHHQDKRFDFVILNQTIQETRNPGEILKESLRIGKKVIVAFPNFGHWNVRWTILTTGKTPVTDLLPYRWFNTPNLHFLSVLDFIEFCDIQKFKIEDRAYFRDLSRVTFRPNFFSKLALFVIS, from the coding sequence ATGACGCCTCCTGAAAAAAAAACTTCCATCGATCTCACTCTCAAAGAAAGACCGGACTTTGCTTACATTCTCAATCTGATTCCTTCCGGTTCGAGGGTCTTGGATCTTGGTTGTGGAAACGGAACCCTTCTCTATCTCTTAAAAGAAAAAGGAATCCGCGGTCAAGGAATCGAAAAGGACGAAGACTGCATCGTGGAATGTATCCAACGCGGAGTTTATGTTCATCACGGGGATATCGACGAAGGACTGGAACACCATCAGGACAAACGTTTTGATTTTGTGATTCTCAACCAGACGATTCAGGAAACGAGAAACCCGGGTGAAATTTTGAAAGAATCCTTACGGATCGGAAAAAAAGTCATCGTGGCGTTTCCAAACTTCGGTCACTGGAACGTTCGCTGGACGATTTTGACGACCGGAAAAACTCCTGTTACGGATCTACTTCCCTATCGATGGTTCAACACTCCGAACCTTCACTTTCTTTCGGTTTTGGATTTTATAGAATTCTGCGACATCCAAAAATTTAAGATCGAAGACCGAGCCTACTTCCGAGATTTAAGCCGGGTTACATTCCGACCAAACTTCTTTTCCAAACTTGCGCTTTTTGTAATCTCTTAA
- the metX gene encoding homoserine O-acetyltransferase MetX has translation MNEPGSIGIVETKFAEFKELPLDNGSVLSPVTIAYETYGALSPSKDNAILVCHALSGDAHAAGYNSESDKKPGWWDDYIGPGKSFDTNQYFVICSNVIGGCKGSSGPLSIHPETGTAYGSRFPFVSIQDMVRAQKLLVESLGISKLLCVAGGSMGGMQALEWSIAYPDSLFNCIVMASSAEHSAMQIAFNEVGRQAIVSDPNWNNGLYDENSPRKGLALARMVGHITYLSDDKMREKFGRNPPRGNILTTDFAVGSYLIYQGESFVDRFDANSYIYVTKALDHYSLGKGKELTAALSPATCRFLVVSYSSDWLYPPAQSREIVKSLEAADKRVFYLELQSGEGHDSFLLKNTKQIEILKGFLEGSN, from the coding sequence ATGAATGAACCGGGATCGATCGGAATTGTAGAAACTAAATTTGCGGAGTTCAAAGAACTTCCTTTGGACAACGGATCCGTCTTATCTCCCGTTACGATCGCCTATGAAACCTACGGCGCCCTTTCCCCTTCGAAAGACAATGCAATCCTAGTCTGTCACGCTCTTTCGGGAGACGCTCACGCGGCCGGTTACAATTCGGAATCCGATAAAAAACCCGGTTGGTGGGACGATTATATCGGACCCGGTAAATCCTTTGATACGAATCAGTACTTCGTAATTTGTTCGAACGTAATCGGAGGTTGTAAAGGTTCTTCCGGTCCTCTTTCGATCCATCCGGAAACCGGAACCGCCTATGGTTCTCGATTTCCCTTCGTTTCCATTCAGGACATGGTTCGCGCGCAAAAACTCTTGGTAGAATCTTTAGGAATCTCCAAACTCCTCTGCGTCGCGGGCGGTTCTATGGGCGGAATGCAAGCATTAGAATGGAGCATTGCCTATCCGGATTCTCTTTTCAATTGTATCGTGATGGCTTCCAGCGCGGAACATTCCGCGATGCAGATCGCATTCAACGAAGTCGGAAGACAAGCGATCGTCTCCGATCCGAATTGGAACAACGGTCTCTATGACGAAAATTCTCCGCGCAAGGGTTTGGCGCTCGCGAGAATGGTCGGTCATATCACTTATCTTTCCGATGACAAGATGCGCGAGAAGTTTGGCAGGAACCCGCCTCGTGGAAACATTCTTACAACCGACTTTGCGGTGGGAAGTTATCTCATCTATCAAGGTGAAAGTTTTGTGGATCGGTTTGACGCGAATTCTTATATCTATGTTACCAAGGCTCTGGATCACTACAGTTTAGGAAAGGGCAAGGAATTGACGGCGGCCCTTTCTCCGGCGACTTGTAGATTTTTAGTCGTCTCTTACAGTTCGGATTGGTTGTATCCGCCGGCTCAGTCGAGAGAAATCGTAAAGTCTTTGGAAGCCGCTGACAAAAGAGTTTTTTATCTGGAACTTCAATCCGGAGAAGGTCACGATTCCTTTTTACTGAAGAATACGAAACAAATCGAAATCCTAAAAGGATTTTTAGAAGGTTCGAACTAA
- a CDS encoding O-acetylhomoserine aminocarboxypropyltransferase/cysteine synthase family protein: MPRNYKPETIALHGGQTPDPTTTSRAVPLYQTTSYVFKDTDHAARLFGLQEFGNIYTRLMNPTTDVLEQRVAALEGGVAALATASGQAAETLALLNIVETGQEIVASASLYGGTYNLLHYTFPKLGIKVHFVDPSNPENFRKAVNDKTRAFYAETLGNPKLDTLDLEAIAKVAHESGVPFIVDNTLPSPYLVNPIEHGADIVVHSLTKFLGGHGTSIGGIIIDSGKFNWGNGKFKNFTEPDPSYHGLKFWDVFGKFEPFGGVNIAYIIKARVQGLRDTGAAISPFNAWQIIQGVETLPLRLRKHSENALAVAEYLTKHPKVSWVNYPGLKTDKNYALAKKYHKRDLYGAILGFGIKGGVAEAKKFIDGLELFSLLANVGDAKSLAIHPASTTHQQLTPEEQASAGVTPDFVRLSVGLENIDDILFDLEEALKKV; encoded by the coding sequence ATGCCAAGAAATTATAAACCTGAGACGATTGCACTTCACGGTGGTCAAACCCCGGATCCGACGACAACTTCCAGAGCCGTTCCTCTCTACCAAACGACTTCTTACGTCTTTAAGGACACGGATCACGCCGCAAGGCTCTTCGGTCTGCAAGAATTCGGTAATATTTATACAAGACTTATGAATCCTACGACCGACGTTCTCGAACAAAGGGTAGCCGCTTTAGAAGGTGGGGTAGCCGCGCTTGCAACCGCATCCGGTCAAGCCGCAGAAACTTTAGCTCTTTTGAATATCGTGGAAACCGGACAGGAAATCGTAGCTTCCGCTTCTCTCTACGGTGGAACTTACAACCTTCTTCACTATACATTTCCAAAATTAGGAATCAAGGTTCACTTCGTAGATCCTTCCAATCCTGAGAATTTCAGAAAGGCCGTGAACGATAAGACCCGTGCGTTCTATGCGGAAACTTTAGGAAATCCAAAGTTAGACACCTTGGATCTGGAAGCGATTGCAAAAGTGGCTCACGAATCCGGAGTTCCTTTTATCGTAGATAATACCCTTCCTTCTCCTTATTTGGTGAATCCGATCGAACACGGGGCCGATATCGTCGTCCACTCTCTTACAAAATTCTTAGGCGGCCACGGAACTTCCATCGGTGGTATCATCATCGACTCCGGTAAATTCAACTGGGGCAACGGTAAGTTTAAGAATTTTACCGAACCCGATCCAAGTTATCACGGACTGAAATTCTGGGACGTCTTTGGAAAGTTCGAGCCGTTCGGCGGAGTGAATATCGCTTACATTATCAAAGCGAGAGTACAAGGTTTGAGAGATACGGGAGCAGCCATTTCTCCTTTCAACGCTTGGCAGATCATCCAAGGTGTGGAAACTCTTCCTCTCCGACTTCGTAAACATTCCGAGAACGCGTTAGCCGTTGCGGAGTATCTGACAAAACATCCAAAAGTATCTTGGGTAAACTACCCCGGTTTAAAAACGGATAAGAATTACGCTCTTGCGAAAAAATATCATAAGAGAGACCTCTACGGCGCGATCTTAGGTTTTGGTATCAAAGGTGGAGTTGCGGAAGCGAAGAAGTTCATCGACGGACTTGAGTTATTCTCCTTACTCGCAAACGTGGGAGACGCGAAATCGCTCGCGATCCATCCGGCTTCTACGACTCATCAGCAGTTGACTCCGGAAGAACAAGCTTCGGCGGGAGTGACTCCCGACTTTGTTCGTCTTTCCGTAGGTCTGGAAAATATCGATGATATTCTTTTCGATTTGGAAGAAGCCCTGAAGAAAGTTTGA
- the impL63 gene encoding cytoplasmic membrane protein ImpL63 — protein MIKRSKYFLLSLFLFFVAASGLFAQGTQLWTPPGRQYMHPTDPFTYDMGINKYDKDYYLYVAPTANFNFGGDFGASLTVPLNFLLYDVEPKQENSKIGKLRAFDYNEKSDYLRLINNIWFGQFGKYTPGEITYSAYLGKMFDGYIGHGTIVNRYINNQRLDVYNVGLQADMNSDFGGVQVFSNSIYSREVSSARVYIRPFAVGFKLFDIITGRSKTFAMLTVGQGNVADEAGRKKVYEEVGAEEKESYRALIEDQKTKEKKEEMIPADKKPEKNQNLKELFNQDHFANRFAIGYTTAFDNKAPTELKFDTTGKLRVDDNDNPLVKSVEKLTISGYDFEYKLLSSKYVELTPYYDVNKIKQIDGAQGTHYGAIFRFGGKDIYMQVKPEYRNMTANYIPMYFDSFYELERYQSNLQSNIPQTKLEAAKLKDPDGPKVKGYFTTVLFNFYKIAVEGNYENYSGPNNSRVFVGVYLPLGSLVLLNGYYMKKGFDENKEAFKLDDRSQGALELAINLGFAAVRLQNVRKWVYDTSSNQYVAQDEQKVLFSSNLTF, from the coding sequence ATGATCAAACGCTCGAAATACTTCCTTTTATCCCTTTTCTTATTCTTTGTCGCTGCCTCCGGGCTTTTTGCACAGGGAACCCAGCTCTGGACGCCTCCCGGAAGGCAATATATGCATCCTACGGATCCTTTTACCTACGACATGGGGATCAATAAGTATGATAAGGACTATTATCTTTATGTAGCTCCGACCGCGAATTTTAATTTTGGCGGCGATTTTGGGGCCTCGCTCACGGTTCCTTTGAACTTTCTTCTCTACGATGTAGAACCCAAACAGGAAAATTCTAAGATTGGAAAACTCAGAGCCTTTGATTACAACGAAAAGAGCGATTATCTCCGTTTGATCAATAATATCTGGTTTGGACAGTTTGGAAAATATACTCCCGGAGAAATTACGTATTCTGCCTATTTGGGGAAGATGTTCGACGGTTATATCGGCCACGGAACGATCGTAAACCGATATATCAACAACCAAAGGCTGGACGTTTACAACGTCGGTCTCCAAGCGGATATGAACAGCGACTTCGGGGGGGTTCAGGTTTTTTCAAACTCGATCTATTCTCGGGAAGTCAGTTCCGCTCGGGTTTATATCCGTCCCTTTGCCGTAGGATTCAAACTATTTGATATCATCACAGGGAGATCGAAAACCTTCGCGATGCTCACGGTCGGACAAGGAAACGTCGCGGACGAGGCCGGAAGAAAAAAGGTCTACGAAGAAGTAGGAGCTGAAGAAAAAGAATCCTACCGAGCTCTCATCGAAGACCAGAAGACGAAAGAAAAAAAAGAAGAGATGATTCCCGCGGATAAGAAGCCGGAAAAAAATCAGAATCTAAAAGAACTTTTTAATCAGGATCATTTTGCCAATCGATTCGCGATCGGTTATACGACCGCGTTTGACAACAAGGCTCCCACCGAGTTGAAGTTTGATACGACGGGAAAACTTAGGGTCGACGACAACGACAATCCTCTCGTGAAGTCCGTTGAAAAACTTACGATCAGCGGCTACGACTTCGAATACAAACTTCTAAGTTCTAAATACGTGGAACTCACTCCGTACTACGACGTAAACAAGATCAAACAAATCGACGGAGCTCAGGGAACACACTACGGAGCGATCTTTCGTTTTGGCGGAAAAGATATTTATATGCAGGTCAAACCGGAATATCGGAACATGACCGCGAACTATATTCCGATGTACTTTGATAGTTTTTACGAATTGGAAAGATATCAGAGTAATCTGCAGAGCAACATTCCTCAGACAAAACTCGAGGCGGCAAAACTCAAGGATCCGGACGGACCCAAGGTCAAAGGATACTTCACTACGGTTCTTTTTAATTTTTATAAAATCGCGGTGGAAGGAAACTACGAAAACTATTCCGGACCCAATAACTCAAGGGTCTTCGTAGGTGTTTATCTTCCTCTCGGAAGTTTGGTTCTTTTGAACGGATATTATATGAAGAAAGGTTTTGATGAAAACAAAGAAGCCTTCAAACTGGACGACCGATCTCAAGGGGCGCTCGAACTCGCGATCAATCTCGGATTTGCCGCAGTTCGTCTTCAGAACGTAAGAAAATGGGTCTATGACACTTCTTCGAATCAATATGTCGCTCAGGACGAGCAGAAGGTTTTATTTTCGAGTAATCTTACTTTTTAA
- a CDS encoding 16S rRNA (uracil(1498)-N(3))-methyltransferase produces MNLLICKEEWRIGNSNRFRIIDPIKIKHILEILHKGVGDRLKAGIVDQSLGQWLIEELGPKEIVGTFKPILRPKPRFPEVHILLAINRPPTVRKILELAGTWGVGGIRFFLTKNSRKDYLTSPVWKPDEIEKELLEGMEQGKNIFLPKVELDFQNDPKTILLETLKNQNFNFRFLLDRKGKSITQISEEWKNKNLEYSENRILVAIGPESGFVKKEIDFWKENRFESVNVSGRVLRTETAVAFLLSRLEEESLFKK; encoded by the coding sequence TTGAATCTACTCATTTGCAAAGAAGAATGGAGAATCGGAAACTCAAACCGTTTTCGGATCATCGATCCGATCAAGATCAAACATATATTAGAAATTCTTCATAAAGGAGTCGGAGACCGTCTCAAGGCGGGAATCGTAGACCAAAGTCTCGGACAATGGTTGATCGAAGAGTTAGGCCCGAAGGAAATCGTAGGGACTTTCAAACCGATCCTCAGACCAAAACCGCGTTTTCCGGAAGTTCATATCTTACTCGCGATCAACCGCCCTCCTACCGTCCGAAAAATTCTCGAACTCGCGGGAACCTGGGGCGTCGGTGGAATCCGATTCTTTCTTACAAAAAATTCTCGAAAAGACTATCTCACCTCCCCCGTCTGGAAACCGGATGAAATCGAAAAGGAACTATTGGAAGGAATGGAACAGGGTAAAAATATATTTCTTCCGAAAGTGGAATTGGATTTTCAGAACGACCCGAAAACGATTCTTTTGGAAACGTTAAAGAATCAAAACTTCAACTTCCGGTTTTTACTGGATAGAAAAGGTAAATCGATCACTCAAATTTCCGAAGAATGGAAAAACAAGAATTTAGAATATTCAGAAAATAGAATTCTAGTTGCGATAGGACCGGAAAGCGGTTTTGTAAAAAAAGAAATCGATTTTTGGAAGGAAAACCGATTTGAAAGCGTCAACGTTTCTGGCCGAGTTTTAAGAACGGAAACCGCGGTCGCTTTTTTACTTTCCAGATTGGAAGAAGAATCTCTTTTTAAAAAGTAA
- the fcpB gene encoding flagellar-coiling protein FcpB, translating to MKLQKLFLVVLVAISTAVFSQQNSNADQKSQSDAQLGASILDTERKLDEKVFELNQRLTRHTVLMKMKVRVLPFRTVLFKGKANNDECTPALNQEDPANNCIRVEVYDFIRDEERGLNKTVQGSLAKYMEIYFEGQNSNDPEPRTEAPRNINRLKSKIYRNNMVLEDKIISEVIDRGPNTQPAHNDKVEVFFQKDGYPEYGRPETPAEKGVGKYILAGVENTKTNPIRNSFKKEFYIKHLDQFDRLFTKIFDYNDQLGNENYKENVDALKESLRY from the coding sequence ATGAAACTTCAAAAGTTATTTTTAGTGGTTCTCGTAGCAATTTCAACTGCGGTATTTTCTCAGCAAAATTCCAACGCAGATCAGAAATCACAGTCGGATGCACAATTAGGCGCATCCATTCTCGATACAGAAAGGAAACTGGATGAGAAAGTATTCGAACTGAACCAAAGACTCACACGTCATACGGTTCTCATGAAAATGAAAGTTCGAGTTCTTCCTTTTAGAACGGTTCTTTTTAAAGGGAAAGCAAACAACGATGAGTGCACTCCTGCTCTCAACCAAGAAGATCCTGCAAACAACTGTATTCGTGTGGAAGTATACGATTTCATCCGCGACGAAGAAAGAGGTTTGAACAAGACCGTTCAAGGATCCCTTGCGAAATACATGGAGATCTACTTCGAAGGCCAAAACAGCAACGACCCCGAACCAAGAACGGAAGCTCCAAGAAATATCAATAGGCTGAAATCAAAAATTTATAGAAACAATATGGTTTTGGAAGATAAGATTATTTCTGAAGTTATCGATAGAGGACCGAACACACAACCGGCTCACAACGATAAGGTGGAAGTTTTCTTCCAAAAAGACGGATATCCTGAATACGGTCGTCCTGAAACTCCTGCAGAGAAAGGTGTTGGAAAATACATTCTCGCCGGCGTTGAAAACACCAAGACAAACCCGATCCGTAACTCTTTCAAAAAAGAATTTTATATCAAACACTTGGATCAGTTTGATAGACTCTTTACAAAAATTTTCGATTATAACGATCAGTTAGGAAACGAAAATTACAAAGAGAACGTAGACGCTCTGAAGGAATCTCTTCGCTACTAA
- a CDS encoding AAA family ATPase, with the protein MSSPSKPEPSSGDLTLSEVDFTKTKSFLHGELTALGFSNADLPIVSSEKKDLKIEFQVPSISKSALLDCLQILKNHIENLRIHTFEPGYYCIQALNENLFETKNLLDTIRFRFYSGRTKNRVEITKKGDFTREELFASLSLFKFLKSGNNTETAKPEELLAALGVEVFDPIEAEKKGNALTFEHIAGYEGVKQQILESIILPLKNPNLLSEVSKLTRKFPTDIRPRAVLFEGDPGVGKTTMARVVSCMTGLPLIYVPVESIMSKYYGESAQNMAYVFDAAALFPACLIFLDEIDSLAGSREEGMFEATRKILSVLLRKIDGFSSQRNSITIGATNRKQDLDHALISRFDRTIYFPLPDTGERAKVLETYAMHLTEKERIQISEGLKGHSGRTIRDFCDLVERKWASYLIEKGLNPVPPPYELYLETSSVSSK; encoded by the coding sequence TTGAGTTCCCCTTCTAAACCCGAGCCTTCTTCCGGAGATCTGACGCTTTCCGAAGTCGATTTTACAAAAACCAAAAGTTTTCTTCACGGGGAACTGACCGCGCTCGGATTTTCAAACGCCGATCTTCCCATCGTATCTTCCGAAAAAAAAGATCTCAAGATAGAATTCCAAGTCCCTTCGATTTCCAAGTCGGCCCTTTTGGATTGTCTTCAGATTCTAAAAAACCATATCGAAAATCTCAGAATTCATACCTTTGAACCCGGCTATTACTGCATTCAGGCCCTCAATGAGAATCTTTTTGAAACCAAAAATCTACTCGATACGATCCGATTTCGATTCTACTCCGGAAGAACGAAAAATCGAGTCGAAATCACAAAAAAGGGAGATTTCACAAGAGAGGAACTCTTCGCGAGCCTTTCGCTTTTTAAATTCTTAAAATCGGGAAATAACACCGAAACTGCCAAACCGGAAGAATTGCTGGCCGCCTTGGGAGTGGAAGTTTTTGATCCGATCGAAGCTGAGAAAAAAGGAAATGCCCTTACTTTCGAACATATCGCCGGATACGAAGGAGTCAAACAACAGATCTTAGAATCCATCATCCTTCCCCTCAAAAATCCGAATCTTCTTTCCGAGGTTTCCAAACTGACCCGCAAGTTTCCGACCGATATCCGTCCCCGCGCCGTGCTCTTCGAAGGAGATCCTGGAGTCGGAAAGACGACGATGGCGAGAGTAGTTTCCTGTATGACGGGGCTTCCCTTGATTTACGTCCCTGTAGAATCCATTATGAGCAAATACTACGGAGAAAGCGCTCAAAACATGGCTTACGTATTCGACGCGGCCGCCCTATTTCCGGCTTGTTTGATCTTTTTGGATGAAATCGATTCCCTGGCCGGAAGCAGAGAAGAAGGAATGTTCGAAGCGACCCGTAAGATCCTTTCCGTTCTTTTGCGAAAGATCGACGGATTCAGTAGCCAAAGAAATTCCATTACCATCGGAGCGACGAACCGAAAACAGGACCTGGATCACGCCCTTATCTCCCGTTTTGATAGAACCATCTACTTTCCGTTACCCGACACGGGCGAAAGGGCAAAGGTTCTGGAGACATATGCGATGCACCTGACCGAAAAAGAAAGAATTCAAATATCGGAAGGTTTGAAAGGACATTCCGGAAGAACGATCCGAGACTTCTGCGACCTTGTGGAAAGAAAATGGGCTTCCTACCTCATTGAAAAAGGATTGAATCCGGTCCCACCACCGTATGAACTGTATCTGGAAACTAGCTCCGTATCTTCGAAATAA
- the fliN gene encoding flagellar motor switch protein FliN, which produces MGEGSLSQEDIDALLTGGGGDAPAGGGGGSGSDFNLSGELDSLLGGGGSGGGDAFGGGGGSDSPSFADISAALGPSATPTSAPRPSSRQSSPTQSTNLNLLMDVNLALTVELGRTNMYIKDVNGLNEGTVVELDKNVGEDLDILANGRLVGRGKLVAMDDFYGIQITEIVDQSRRL; this is translated from the coding sequence ATGGGAGAAGGGTCACTCTCACAGGAAGACATAGACGCGCTTTTAACGGGCGGAGGTGGAGATGCACCGGCCGGAGGCGGCGGTGGCAGCGGGTCCGATTTTAATCTAAGTGGAGAATTGGATTCTCTCTTGGGTGGCGGAGGAAGCGGCGGTGGAGATGCCTTCGGTGGTGGGGGCGGATCGGATTCTCCTTCGTTTGCGGATATTTCCGCGGCGCTTGGACCTTCTGCGACTCCTACATCGGCGCCGAGACCTTCCAGTCGTCAATCGTCCCCGACACAATCCACAAACTTAAACTTACTCATGGACGTAAATCTCGCGCTCACCGTGGAGCTGGGAAGAACTAACATGTATATCAAAGACGTGAACGGACTCAACGAAGGCACCGTAGTGGAACTTGATAAGAACGTCGGAGAAGACTTGGACATTCTCGCGAATGGTCGTTTGGTGGGTCGAGGGAAGCTGGTAGCCATGGACGATTTTTACGGGATTCAGATCACCGAGATCGTGGATCAAAGCAGAAGATTATAA
- a CDS encoding SPFH domain-containing protein, translated as MFFQSAQNTFVTIFWTLFGIYFAYKLYRSIRIVSAQDCIVVEKFGKYSRTLHAGLHLLWPFIERDAYYHTLKEQATDVPPQTCITKDNVKVEMDGILYLKVLDPHKASYGINDYQFASSQLAQTTMRAIIGTMDLDVTFETRDAINSKILEVLDLATESWGIKVNRYEIVNITPPKSILEAMEKEKKAQITKKAQISLSEGDRDARINRSLGFKEEAINKSEGEKQKRINEAEGVAKEVEAIAIATAKGIELLAQSINSKGGKDAVKLRIGQKFIKEFEKISGKKTEIVLPMNLTNFRSILKSVLGTVDSTKG; from the coding sequence ATGTTTTTTCAATCCGCACAAAATACCTTTGTTACCATTTTCTGGACCCTCTTCGGAATCTACTTTGCTTATAAACTCTACCGTTCGATCCGAATCGTTTCCGCTCAGGATTGTATCGTAGTCGAAAAATTCGGGAAATACAGCAGAACCTTACACGCCGGCCTTCATCTTCTTTGGCCTTTTATCGAAAGAGACGCCTACTATCACACTCTGAAAGAACAAGCGACGGACGTTCCTCCTCAGACTTGTATCACAAAAGACAACGTAAAAGTAGAGATGGATGGAATTCTCTATCTCAAAGTCTTGGATCCTCATAAGGCGAGTTATGGAATCAACGACTATCAGTTTGCTTCTTCTCAGTTGGCGCAGACTACGATGCGTGCGATTATCGGGACGATGGATCTGGACGTTACCTTTGAAACGAGGGACGCGATCAACAGTAAGATTCTCGAAGTGTTGGACTTGGCCACCGAATCCTGGGGAATCAAAGTCAACCGTTATGAAATCGTAAACATCACTCCTCCCAAGTCGATTCTCGAAGCGATGGAGAAGGAGAAAAAAGCTCAGATTACAAAAAAAGCTCAGATCTCCCTTTCCGAAGGTGATAGAGACGCGAGAATCAATCGATCTCTCGGTTTCAAAGAGGAAGCGATCAACAAGTCCGAAGGGGAAAAACAAAAACGGATCAACGAGGCCGAAGGGGTCGCAAAAGAAGTGGAAGCCATCGCCATCGCCACCGCTAAAGGAATCGAACTCCTCGCACAATCCATCAACTCAAAAGGTGGAAAGGACGCGGTCAAACTCAGAATCGGTCAAAAGTTTATCAAAGAATTTGAAAAGATCTCGGGTAAAAAAACGGAAATCGTTCTTCCGATGAATCTTACAAACTTCCGTTCAATCTTGAAATCGGTCTTGGGAACGGTGGATTCAACCAAGGGATAA